A window of the Brassica napus cultivar Da-Ae chromosome C5, Da-Ae, whole genome shotgun sequence genome harbors these coding sequences:
- the LOC125587268 gene encoding uncharacterized protein LOC125587268, producing the protein MRLEHSCEITYWHAWEAREFAIAAARGIPDRSYAKIPAYLHMIKEANPGTHTHYETDEKGRFMYLFVSFGQSVRGFYNAMRRVIVVDGNFLKNKYRGVLLVATTVDDRNASISKAIGTVYPQSAHGICIHYLLTNVVAFFKTKGLTALVEKASRAYMYTEFQERITEIFEMSPELGRYLREADVRKWARSLFPGERYDIRTTNPAESINSVLRIPREYLVEKKIDRRIVKAKGFQVYKVDDFKSLVKGDIYDCHIDLERRTCTCGKYNIEKIPCRHAIPAIYSRGMEVHRFTDGLYTTAAWRTAYAESINPIAVPECEWNVPTEVKLAKV; encoded by the exons ATGAGATTGGAGCATAGTTGTGAGATTACTTATTGGCACGCTTGGGAAGCTCGTGAGTTTGCTATTGCAGCTGCTAGAGGTATACCAGATCGCAGTTATGCTAAAATCCCAGCATATTTGCATATGATTAAAGAAGCTAATCCTGGTACGCATACTCACTATGAAACTGATGAGAAGGGAAGATTCATGTATCTATTTGTGTCATTTGGGCAATCAGTTAGAGGATTCTACAATGCAATGCGAAGGGTGATTGTTGTTGATGGaaattttctgaaaaataaatacagaGGAGTTCTACTTGTTGCTACTACTGTAGATG ATAGAAATGCGTCTATTTCTAAAGCGATTGGGACTGTCTACCCTCAATCAGCACATGGAATTTGCATTCATTACTTGTTGACCAATGTGGTTGCATTTTTCAAGACAAAAGGGTTGACTGCCTTGGTGGAAAAGGCTTCACGGGCATATATGTACACTGAATTTCAGGAACGTATCACCGAAATTTTTGAAATGAGTCCTGAGCTTGGAAGATATCTACGGGAGGCTGATGTTCGCAAATGGGCTCGTTCTCTCTTCCCTGGTGAAAGGTATGACATTAGGACCACAAACCCTGCAGAGTCGATAAATTCAGTTCTGAGAATACCTAGAGAATATCTG GTGGAGAAAAAGATTGATAGGAGAATTGTGAAGGCAAAAGGCTTTCAAGTCTACAAAGTTGACGACTTCAAATCGCTTGTGAAAGGAGACATATATGATTGTCATATTGATTTGGAAAGAAGAACATGCACATGTGGGAAGTACAATATAGAAAAAATTCCTTGCCGACACGCCATTCCTGCCATTTATTCACGAG GCATGGAAGTGCACAGATTTACTGACGGCTTATACACCACTGCAGCGTGGAGAACCGCCTATGCGGAATCCATTAATCCAATAGCAGTTCCAGAATGTGAATGGAATGTCCCTACTGAGGTTAAACTTGCTAAGGTTTGA
- the LOC106401489 gene encoding organelle RRM domain-containing protein 1, chloroplastic isoform X2 gives MITKKRAEERKQSSRKKLEGVPMEALIASASFFLPISNSSSLIVNNRLFPSSSFSPNIKFGNFRKNHLSFSSHLVYSSSAVSAPSSSSSTLSRNTYWMVVLDKPPQGVSSKSDIVDYYVEILAKVLGNEKDAQMSIYDASFDTHFGFCCHIDEDASRQLVSLPGVLSVRPEADYSSGNKNYGIGKQAGVSLFDHGTVKHWMVRIDKPGVGIVTKAQMVDHCVQLLSKVLWNEKDAQMCLYHVSWQSKHGFCCDLDETCAEELAGVPGVLAVVPDNNFESLNKDYEGDNSTQEDSRESSESPPVKTKKLFITGLSFYTSEKTLRAAFEGFGELVEVKIIMDKISKRSKGYAFIEYTTEEAASVALKEMNGKIINGWMIVVDVAKTKPFRHNRRETSSEL, from the exons ATGATAACAAAGAAAAGAGCAGAGGAAAGGAAACAAAGCTCTCGCAAGAAGCTTGAAGGAGTTCCCATGGAAGCTCTTATTGCTTCCGCTTCCTTCTTCCTCCCCATCTCCAACTCTTCTTCACTCATTGTCAATAACCGATTattcccttcttcttctttttctcccaACATAAAGTTCGGAAATTTTCGGAAGAATCATCTCTCTTTCTCATCACACCTTGTATACTCCTCCTCTGCAGTATCCGcaccgtcttcttcttcttctactctcTCCAGAAACACGTATTGGATGGTGGTATTGGATAAACCTCCACAAGGGGTTTCTTCAAAATCCGATATTGTAGATTACTATGTCGAGATTCTTGCGAAAGTGCTGGGCAA CGAAAAGGATGCGCAGATGAGTATATATGATGCTTCCTTTGATACCCATTTCGGGTTTTGTTGTCATATCGACGAAGATGCTTCACGCCAGCTCGTGA GCTTGCCTGGAGTACTATCTGTTAGACCTGAAGCGGATTACAGCTCAGGGAATAAGAATTACGGCATTGGGAAGCAGGCAGGTGTTTCCTTGTTTGATCATGGGACAGTGAAACATTGGATGGTACGGATAGACAAGCCAGGAGTCGGGATTGTTACTAAAGCACAGATGGTTGATCATTGTGTTCAGTTGTTATCCAAGGTTTTGTGGAA TGAAAAGGATGCACAGATGTGTCTTTATCATGTTTCGTGGCAGTCCAAACACGGTTTTTGTTGTGATCTGGATGAAACATGCGCCGAGGAGTTAGCTG GTGTACCTGGTGTTCTTGCTGTTGTTCCGGACAACAATTTCGAGTCACTAAACAAAGACTATGAAG GCGATAATAGTACACAAGAAGATTCTAGAGAAAGTTCAGAGTCTCCTCCTGTTAAGACTAAGAAGCTGTTTATAACTG GACTGTCTTTCTACACATCTGAGAAGACATTGCGCGCAGCATTTGAAGGATTCGGTGAACTAGTGGAAG TCAAAATCATTATGGATAAGATATCAAAGAGATCAAAAGGTTACGCCTTTATAGAGTACACAACAGAGGAAGCTGCCAGCGTTGCACTAAAAGAGATGAATGGAAAG ATTATAAACGGGTGGATGATAGTAGTGGATGTAGCCAAGACCAAACCTTTCAGACACAACAGAAGAGAGACGAGTTCTGAGTTGTAG
- the LOC106400571 gene encoding probable mitochondrial-processing peptidase subunit alpha-1, mitochondrial isoform X1, with amino-acid sequence MSPLRKMKVEIAELAKNPMGLLMEAVHTAAYSGALANPLYAHESALDRLNGELLEEFMTENFTVARMVLAASGVEHEELLQVAEPLTSDLPNVPRQVEPKSQYTGGDFLQHTGGDFLQHTGGEATHFALAFEVPGWNNEKEAVIATVLQMLMGGGGSFSAGGPGKGMHSWLYMSLELPKRIFKEGEEPQVTHINNNCRIEYIMRKFTEWLPKELEVVKKDPVFLRSLSSIRMALGSPREWYTASCVGSW; translated from the exons ATGTCTCCC CTACGTAAGATGAAGGTAGAGATAGCAGAGCTTGCAAAGAACCCTATGGGTCTCCTCATGGAGGCCGTTCACACAGCTGCTTATTCCGGTGCATTGGCAAATCCTCTGTACGCCCATGAGTCTGCTTTGGATAGATTGAATGGGGAACTCTTGGAGGAATTTATGACT GAGAATTTCACTGTTGCACGTATGGTACTGGCGGCAAGTGGAGTTGAACACGAGGAACTTTTACAAGTTGCTGAGCCATTAACTTCTGACCTTCCTAATGTACCTCGTCAAGTGGAGCCGAAATCTCAGTATACTGGTGGAGATTTTCTCCAACATACTGGTGGAGATTTTCTCCAACATACTGGTGGAGAG GCTACACACTTTGCGCTGGCTTTTGAGGTTCCTGGCTGGAATAACGAGAAAGAAGCAGTCATCGCCACTGTTCTTCAG ATGCTCATGGGAGGAGGCGGCTCATTCTCAGCTGGAGGCCCTGGAAAAGGAATGCACTCATGGCTAT ATATGTCTCTAGAGTTACCAAAGAGGATTTTTAAGGAGGGCGAGGAGCCCCAAGTGACTCATATCAATAACAACTGCAGGATTGAATACATTATGCGAAAGTTCACTGAGTGGTTGCCAAAGGAGTTGGAAGTTGTGAAGAAAGATCCGGTTTTTCTCAGATCTTTAAGCTCCATAAGAATGGCCTTGGGTTCTCCGCGAGAGTGGTACACAGCTTCTTGTGTAGGGAGCTGGTGA
- the LOC106401490 gene encoding nifU-like protein 4, mitochondrial, which produces MKGIARIVNSLSRLGGRGEIISRGSSKLSSSLLLVSRRSIFISAATHFPTNSRDLTSSSRSTFSLPQKWAFLGGVGQRRTMFIQTQSTPNPSSLMFYPGKPVMEVGSADFPNVRSALGSPLAKSIYSIDGVVRVFFGSDFVTVTKSDDVSWDILKPEIFAAVMDFYSSGQPLFLDSQAAAAKDTAINEDDSETVAMIKELLETRIRPAVQDDGGDIEYCGFDPESGIVKLRMQGACSGCPSSSVTLKSGIENMLMHYVPEVKGVEQEFDGEEEEGTLSGEVRE; this is translated from the exons ATGAAAGGGATCGCGAGGATTGTGAATTCTCTTTCGCGACTGGGTGGTCGTGGTGAGATCATTTCTAGAGGAAGTAGTAAGCTTTCTTCGTCTCTTCTTCTGGTATCTCGTCGCTCGATCTTCATCTCGGCGGCAACGCACTTTCCGACCAATTCACGTGATCTCACCTCCTCTTCGAGATCTACTTTTTCACTTCCTCAGAAATGGGCTTTTCTCGGAG GGGTGGGGCAGAGAAGGACGATGTTTATCCAAACACAATCTACTCCGAATCCTTCTTCTCTCATGTTTTATCCTGGAAAGCCAGTCATGGAGGTTGGAAGTGCTGATTTCCCTAACGTTCGTTCTGCTCTAGGCTCACCATTAGCCAAGTCCATTTACTCCATTGACG GTGTGGTTCGAGTTTTCTTTGGGTCTGATTTCGTCACTGTGACAAAGTCTGATGATGTATCGTGGGATATCCTCAAGCCTGAGATATTTGCAGCTGTCATGGATTTCTACTCCTCTGGCCAGCCTTTGTTTCTCGACTCACAAGCTGCTGCTGCCAAGGACACTGCCATCAACGAG GATGACTCTGAAACCGTAGCAATGATCAAGGAACTCTTAGAAACTCGCATCAGACCAGCAGTCCAAGATGATGGTGGGGACATTGAGTATTGTGGGTTTGATCC TGAAAGCGGAATAGTGAAGTTGAGGATGCAAGGAGCTTGTAGCGGTTGTCCAAGCTCATCTGTTACTTTGAAATCTGGAATAGAAAACATGCTGATGCATTATGTACCCGAG GTGAAAGGTGTAGAACAAGAGTTCGATGGGGAAGAAGAGGAGGGAACGTTGTCTGGAGAGGTGAGAGAGTAG
- the LOC125587759 gene encoding uncharacterized protein LOC125587759: protein MNKPLFLRIVHRLSTEVEYFQPTEDAAGRSGLSPLQKCTAAIRQLAYGGGADAIDEYVRLGETTARKCLHQFTAGIIHFFGDEYLRRPTQEDLQRLLHVGEQRGFPGMVGSIDCMHWEWKNCPTAWKGMYSRGTGKPTIVLEAVASYDLWIWHAFFGAPGTMNDLNILDRSPVFDDIINGIAPKVNFYVNGREYHLAYYLTDGIYPNWATFIQSIRLPQGPKNSLFAKNQEAVRKDVERAFGVLQASPR, encoded by the exons atgaacaagcccTTGTTCTTGCGTATTGTGCATCGTCTCTCTACAGAAGTAGAGTATTTTCAACCAACAGAAGATGCAGCCGGACGGTCTGGTCTATCACCGCTCCAGAAATGTACCGCAGCAATTCGTCAATTGGCGTATGGAGGTGGGGCTGATGCCATTGACGAATATGTACGACTTGGTGAAACAACAGCTCGAAAATGTTTACACcaatttaccgccggaataATCCACTTTTTTGGCGATGAATACCTCAGACGTCCCACACAAGAGGATCTTCAAAGACTACTCCATGTGGGAGAACAACGTGGATTCCCCGGGATGGTTggcagcatcgactgtatgcattgggagtggaagaattgccccaccgcttggaaaggaatgtattcacgaggaaccggaaaaccaacaattgtgttggaggcggttgcttcgtatgacctttggatatggcacgctttttttggagctccaggtactatgaacgatcttaatattcttgatcgatcacctgtttttgatgacattattaacGGAATAGCTCCAAAAGTTAACTTCTATGTGAACGGAAGGGAGtaccatttggcttactatctgacggatggtatttatccaaattgggcgacttttattcaatctatccgaCTGCCACAGGGTCCGAAAAATTCTTTATTTGCTAAAAACCAAGAAGCCGTCCGAAAAGATGTTGAGCGTGCGTTTGGGGTCCTCCAAGCAAG tccAAGATGA
- the LOC106401489 gene encoding organelle RRM domain-containing protein 1, chloroplastic isoform X1, giving the protein MITKKRAEERKQSSRKKLEGVPMEALIASASFFLPISNSSSLIVNNRLFPSSSFSPNIKFGNFRKNHLSFSSHLVYSSSAVSAPSSSSSTLSRNTYWMVVLDKPPQGVSSKSDIVDYYVEILAKVLGNSEKDAQMSIYDASFDTHFGFCCHIDEDASRQLVSLPGVLSVRPEADYSSGNKNYGIGKQAGVSLFDHGTVKHWMVRIDKPGVGIVTKAQMVDHCVQLLSKVLWNEKDAQMCLYHVSWQSKHGFCCDLDETCAEELAGVPGVLAVVPDNNFESLNKDYEGDNSTQEDSRESSESPPVKTKKLFITGLSFYTSEKTLRAAFEGFGELVEVKIIMDKISKRSKGYAFIEYTTEEAASVALKEMNGKIINGWMIVVDVAKTKPFRHNRRETSSEL; this is encoded by the exons ATGATAACAAAGAAAAGAGCAGAGGAAAGGAAACAAAGCTCTCGCAAGAAGCTTGAAGGAGTTCCCATGGAAGCTCTTATTGCTTCCGCTTCCTTCTTCCTCCCCATCTCCAACTCTTCTTCACTCATTGTCAATAACCGATTattcccttcttcttctttttctcccaACATAAAGTTCGGAAATTTTCGGAAGAATCATCTCTCTTTCTCATCACACCTTGTATACTCCTCCTCTGCAGTATCCGcaccgtcttcttcttcttctactctcTCCAGAAACACGTATTGGATGGTGGTATTGGATAAACCTCCACAAGGGGTTTCTTCAAAATCCGATATTGTAGATTACTATGTCGAGATTCTTGCGAAAGTGCTGGGCAA CAGCGAAAAGGATGCGCAGATGAGTATATATGATGCTTCCTTTGATACCCATTTCGGGTTTTGTTGTCATATCGACGAAGATGCTTCACGCCAGCTCGTGA GCTTGCCTGGAGTACTATCTGTTAGACCTGAAGCGGATTACAGCTCAGGGAATAAGAATTACGGCATTGGGAAGCAGGCAGGTGTTTCCTTGTTTGATCATGGGACAGTGAAACATTGGATGGTACGGATAGACAAGCCAGGAGTCGGGATTGTTACTAAAGCACAGATGGTTGATCATTGTGTTCAGTTGTTATCCAAGGTTTTGTGGAA TGAAAAGGATGCACAGATGTGTCTTTATCATGTTTCGTGGCAGTCCAAACACGGTTTTTGTTGTGATCTGGATGAAACATGCGCCGAGGAGTTAGCTG GTGTACCTGGTGTTCTTGCTGTTGTTCCGGACAACAATTTCGAGTCACTAAACAAAGACTATGAAG GCGATAATAGTACACAAGAAGATTCTAGAGAAAGTTCAGAGTCTCCTCCTGTTAAGACTAAGAAGCTGTTTATAACTG GACTGTCTTTCTACACATCTGAGAAGACATTGCGCGCAGCATTTGAAGGATTCGGTGAACTAGTGGAAG TCAAAATCATTATGGATAAGATATCAAAGAGATCAAAAGGTTACGCCTTTATAGAGTACACAACAGAGGAAGCTGCCAGCGTTGCACTAAAAGAGATGAATGGAAAG ATTATAAACGGGTGGATGATAGTAGTGGATGTAGCCAAGACCAAACCTTTCAGACACAACAGAAGAGAGACGAGTTCTGAGTTGTAG
- the LOC106400571 gene encoding probable mitochondrial-processing peptidase subunit alpha-1, mitochondrial isoform X2 produces the protein MSPLRKMKVEIAELAKNPMGLLMEAVHTAAYSGALANPLYAHESALDRLNGELLEEFMTENFTVARMVLAASGVEHEELLQVAEPLTSDLPNVPRQVEPKSQYTGGDFLQHTGGDFLQHTGGEATHFALAFEVPGWNNEKEAVIATVLQMLMGGGGSFSAGGPGKGMHSWL, from the exons ATGTCTCCC CTACGTAAGATGAAGGTAGAGATAGCAGAGCTTGCAAAGAACCCTATGGGTCTCCTCATGGAGGCCGTTCACACAGCTGCTTATTCCGGTGCATTGGCAAATCCTCTGTACGCCCATGAGTCTGCTTTGGATAGATTGAATGGGGAACTCTTGGAGGAATTTATGACT GAGAATTTCACTGTTGCACGTATGGTACTGGCGGCAAGTGGAGTTGAACACGAGGAACTTTTACAAGTTGCTGAGCCATTAACTTCTGACCTTCCTAATGTACCTCGTCAAGTGGAGCCGAAATCTCAGTATACTGGTGGAGATTTTCTCCAACATACTGGTGGAGATTTTCTCCAACATACTGGTGGAGAG GCTACACACTTTGCGCTGGCTTTTGAGGTTCCTGGCTGGAATAACGAGAAAGAAGCAGTCATCGCCACTGTTCTTCAG ATGCTCATGGGAGGAGGCGGCTCATTCTCAGCTGGAGGCCCTGGAAAAGGAATGCACTCATGGCTAT AA